In a genomic window of Micromonospora cremea:
- a CDS encoding tripartite tricarboxylate transporter TctB family protein, translating to MERRRSFPDVLAGGIFVLIGGAFVLGSLGYELGTPLRMGPGAFPLLVGATVALLGLAIVVKGLIAGEVVSFGPIPWRAVAVIVLAVLFFGFTVRRLGFVPTSAVTALLTTLASSRVRLLTAVAVAAGLTVASTLIFVVGLQLRIPLWGPWLGF from the coding sequence GTGGAGCGCCGTCGGTCGTTCCCGGACGTCCTCGCCGGGGGAATCTTCGTCCTGATCGGTGGCGCATTCGTGCTGGGGTCGCTCGGCTACGAGCTGGGCACCCCACTGCGGATGGGCCCCGGCGCCTTCCCGCTGCTGGTCGGCGCGACCGTGGCCCTGCTGGGCCTGGCGATTGTCGTCAAGGGGCTCATCGCCGGCGAGGTGGTCTCGTTCGGGCCGATCCCCTGGCGTGCGGTCGCCGTCATCGTCCTCGCGGTCCTGTTCTTCGGATTCACCGTCCGGCGCCTCGGATTCGTACCGACGTCGGCGGTGACCGCCCTGCTCACCACGCTGGCCAGCTCACGCGTACGGCTGCTCACGGCCGTGGCCGTGGCCGCCGGACTGACCGTGGCCAGCACGCTCATCTTCGTCGTCGGACTTCAGCTGCGGATCCCGCTATGGGGCCCGTGGCTCGGGTTCTGA
- a CDS encoding TAXI family TRAP transporter solute-binding subunit, which yields MVLNPEVRFSRRAVLLAAGGLLVGCSPQPEVDKVHLRLATGPAGAVYRRIGGALAEHISEQVQGATVTTVPSGASTDNIRMLRAGEVHLGLTSLDALITTDGSAPEGLSAICRLYDSHLHLVVMAGSAIEAFRDLAGKRISLGAHDSGTEFTSLRVLKLGPVKADGRYLSQAESAAALRDGTIDAMFSLTGVPTPAITELAQRHTIRLIPLDAQADALFTAYPGPYAPAMIPATAYAGVPATRTVAVPNVLLARNDLPDDLVYAITDTIFTHTGTITSASRDGAEALPEAWQINARTGISTGSVPLHPGAAAWFRDRKR from the coding sequence ATGGTGCTGAACCCGGAGGTGCGGTTCAGCCGGCGGGCGGTGCTCCTGGCCGCCGGAGGGCTGCTCGTCGGTTGCTCACCGCAGCCCGAGGTCGACAAGGTCCACCTGCGACTCGCCACCGGGCCGGCGGGGGCGGTGTACCGGCGCATCGGCGGTGCGCTTGCCGAACACATTTCCGAGCAGGTGCAGGGTGCCACGGTGACCACCGTGCCGAGCGGGGCGTCCACCGACAACATCCGGATGTTGCGAGCCGGCGAGGTGCACCTCGGGCTGACGAGTTTGGACGCGCTGATCACGACCGACGGCAGCGCGCCCGAGGGGCTCTCGGCGATCTGCCGGCTCTACGACAGTCACCTGCATCTCGTGGTCATGGCCGGTTCGGCGATCGAAGCGTTCCGGGACCTCGCGGGCAAGCGCATATCCCTCGGCGCCCACGACTCGGGCACGGAGTTCACGTCGCTGCGGGTTCTGAAGCTCGGCCCGGTGAAAGCCGACGGCCGGTACCTCAGCCAGGCCGAATCGGCGGCGGCACTGCGCGACGGCACGATCGACGCGATGTTCTCCCTGACCGGCGTCCCGACACCCGCCATCACCGAGCTGGCGCAGCGGCACACGATCCGGCTGATCCCGTTGGACGCACAGGCGGACGCGCTCTTCACCGCGTACCCCGGTCCCTACGCTCCGGCCATGATCCCCGCGACCGCCTACGCCGGCGTCCCGGCCACCCGCACCGTCGCCGTGCCGAACGTGCTGCTCGCGCGCAACGACCTGCCCGACGACCTGGTCTACGCCATCACCGACACGATCTTCACGCACACCGGCACGATCACCTCCGCCAGCCGCGACGGCGCCGAAGCCCTTCCCGAAGCCTGGCAGATCAACGCGCGCACCGGGATCTCCACCGGATCGGTCCCACTCCATCCGGGCGCGGCCGCCTGGTTCCGCGACCGCAAGCGCTGA
- a CDS encoding tripartite tricarboxylate transporter permease has protein sequence MELLDNLALGFSTALLVQNVLYCFVGVLLGTAVGVLPGIGPTATVAMLLPITFSFEPVTALIMLAGIYYGAQYGGSTTAILINLPGESSAAVTALDGHEMARQGRAGPALATAAVGSFIAGTVATVALAVAAPPLASVALKFGPADYFSLVLLGLIVSIALARGSALKALAMIALGVLLGTVGQDIYTGTPRFVFDQRELYGGIDFVSVAVGMFGVAEILRNLENEKTRTTVVRTVKNLWPTREDRRRIVGPILRGTGLGAALGVLPGGGHVLASFTSYAVEKRISKRQQEFGHGAIEGVAGPESANNAAAQTSFIPLLTLGLPAHPVMALMVGAFIVHGITPGPNVITDEPALFWGLIASMWIGNVLLVLLNLPLIGIWVRMLRIPYRVLFPMIILFAAIGTYSLSFNAYDVYAIAFFGILGYILIKCGCEPAPLLLGFVLGPLLEENLRRALIISRGDASVFLTRPISAVLLALAVAALVVAVLPTIRRRREVVFAEEEGLDGISTPVVPPNPRAHDDLDERLRRVPPEG, from the coding sequence ATGGAACTTCTCGACAACCTCGCGCTGGGCTTCTCGACGGCCCTCCTGGTCCAGAACGTCCTCTACTGCTTCGTGGGAGTGCTGCTCGGGACCGCGGTCGGCGTGCTGCCCGGCATCGGGCCGACGGCGACGGTGGCGATGCTGCTGCCGATCACGTTCAGCTTCGAGCCGGTGACGGCGCTGATCATGCTGGCGGGCATCTACTACGGCGCACAGTACGGCGGCTCGACGACCGCCATCCTGATCAACCTGCCCGGTGAGTCGTCGGCGGCGGTCACCGCGCTGGACGGGCACGAGATGGCCCGGCAGGGTCGGGCCGGGCCGGCGCTGGCCACCGCCGCGGTCGGGTCCTTCATCGCCGGTACGGTGGCCACCGTCGCGCTGGCCGTCGCGGCCCCACCGCTCGCCAGCGTCGCGTTGAAGTTCGGCCCGGCCGACTACTTCTCGCTGGTGCTGCTCGGCCTGATCGTGTCGATCGCGCTGGCGCGCGGCTCGGCGCTCAAGGCACTGGCGATGATCGCGCTCGGCGTGCTGCTCGGCACGGTCGGGCAGGACATCTACACCGGCACGCCCCGGTTCGTGTTCGACCAGCGTGAGCTGTACGGCGGCATCGACTTCGTGTCGGTCGCCGTCGGCATGTTCGGGGTGGCCGAGATCCTGCGCAACCTGGAGAACGAGAAGACCCGCACGACGGTCGTCAGGACGGTGAAGAACCTCTGGCCGACCCGCGAGGACCGGCGCCGGATCGTCGGCCCGATCCTGCGGGGTACCGGTCTCGGCGCCGCGCTCGGCGTCCTGCCCGGCGGTGGCCACGTGCTGGCCTCGTTCACCTCGTACGCCGTCGAGAAGCGGATCTCGAAGCGGCAGCAGGAGTTCGGGCACGGGGCGATCGAGGGCGTCGCCGGCCCCGAGTCGGCGAACAACGCCGCCGCGCAGACGTCGTTCATCCCGCTGCTCACCCTGGGCCTGCCCGCCCATCCGGTGATGGCACTGATGGTCGGCGCCTTCATCGTCCACGGCATCACCCCCGGCCCCAACGTCATCACCGACGAGCCGGCGCTGTTCTGGGGCCTGATCGCGTCGATGTGGATCGGAAACGTGCTGCTCGTGCTGCTGAACCTGCCGCTGATCGGCATCTGGGTGCGCATGCTGCGCATCCCGTACCGGGTGCTGTTCCCGATGATCATCCTGTTCGCCGCGATCGGCACCTACTCGCTGAGCTTCAACGCGTACGACGTCTACGCGATCGCGTTCTTCGGGATCCTGGGCTACATCCTGATCAAGTGCGGCTGCGAGCCGGCGCCCCTGCTGCTCGGCTTCGTCCTCGGTCCGCTGCTGGAGGAGAACCTGCGGCGCGCGCTCATCATCTCCCGCGGCGACGCGTCCGTCTTCCTGACCCGACCGATCTCCGCGGTGCTCCTGGCCCTGGCCGTGGCGGCGCTCGTGGTCGCCGTCCTTCCGACGATTCGCAGGCGCCGGGAGGTCGTGTTCGCCGAGGAGGAGGGTCTCGACGGGATCTCGACCCCCGTGGTGCCGCCTAACCCACGGGCGCACGACGACCTCGACGAGCGGCTGCGACGGGTGCCGCCGGAAGGGTGA
- a CDS encoding tripartite tricarboxylate transporter substrate-binding protein — MTTTRHRVAARMIAALGALSLLAACSGNGGGGGSGGDASNYPDQNITFVVPFSAGGPTDTVTRLIAEPMAAKLGGKIVVQNVEGAGGTVGAGEVSRAEPDGYTVLMHHIGMSTAPALYKSLGFKPLEDFEMVGLVTEVPMTVVARKDFAPATFQDLVNHVKANASKVTLANAGIGAASHLCGLLFQTAAGVKLQEVPYAGTGPALTDLVGGQVDFMCDQTTNTSGQIAAGKVKAYAVTTPERVKSLPDLPTTAEAGLPQLQVSVWHGLYVPAGTPDEIVQKLSEALKVALADQAVIDQMAKLGTAPVPAEDATPQAHRAKLEEQLGTWAKVIADAGVKVS, encoded by the coding sequence ATGACAACGACCAGGCATCGGGTCGCCGCGCGGATGATCGCCGCGCTCGGCGCCCTTTCACTCCTAGCCGCCTGTTCCGGCAACGGCGGCGGCGGTGGCAGCGGAGGCGACGCCTCCAACTACCCGGATCAGAACATCACATTCGTCGTGCCGTTCAGCGCGGGCGGCCCGACGGACACCGTCACCCGCCTGATCGCCGAGCCGATGGCCGCCAAGCTCGGCGGCAAGATCGTCGTCCAGAACGTCGAGGGCGCCGGCGGCACGGTCGGCGCCGGCGAGGTCTCGCGAGCCGAGCCAGACGGCTACACCGTGCTCATGCACCACATCGGCATGTCGACGGCACCCGCCCTGTACAAGAGCCTGGGCTTCAAGCCGCTCGAGGACTTCGAGATGGTCGGGCTCGTCACCGAGGTGCCGATGACGGTCGTCGCCCGCAAGGACTTCGCGCCCGCGACGTTCCAGGACCTCGTGAACCACGTGAAGGCGAACGCCAGCAAGGTCACCCTGGCCAACGCCGGCATCGGCGCCGCATCCCACCTGTGCGGCCTGCTGTTCCAGACCGCTGCCGGTGTCAAGCTCCAGGAGGTCCCGTACGCAGGCACCGGCCCCGCGCTGACCGACCTCGTCGGCGGCCAGGTCGACTTCATGTGCGACCAGACGACCAACACCAGCGGCCAGATCGCCGCGGGCAAGGTGAAGGCGTACGCGGTCACCACCCCGGAGCGGGTGAAGAGCCTGCCCGACCTGCCCACCACGGCCGAGGCCGGGCTGCCCCAGCTCCAGGTCAGCGTGTGGCACGGGCTCTACGTCCCTGCCGGCACGCCCGACGAGATCGTCCAGAAGCTGTCCGAGGCGCTGAAGGTGGCACTGGCCGACCAGGCGGTCATCGACCAGATGGCCAAGCTCGGCACCGCGCCGGTCCCGGCCGAGGACGCGACCCCGCAGGCGCACCGGGCCAAGCTCGAAGAGCAGCTCGGCACCTGGGCAAAGGTCATCGCCGACGCCGGGGTCAAGGTCTCCTGA
- a CDS encoding sensor histidine kinase, translating into MRRRLLVVLVPLAVLLVAALGVPLSVTVAEREMQETYVNRLNDVGRFASLAETALSRGRTEALQLELTRYHELYGIPVAVIDTSGEVLLGPAGKYQEAARAEPALPRIVTAALAGARSEPSWEWAPWDDSALVVAEPVGRDSEVVGAVVTISDLSATRERILVRWARLAGLGLLPLIALAAVAWPVSAWVLRPVRKLDAATSRISEGDLTIRADAEAGPVELRRLAASFNTMMDAVENAAQRQRAFVSDASHQLRNPLTSLRLAVESLEPHLRPQGGGRQVYDVAVDELKAMQRMLNSLQASARMESMRTASPVDLDAVLATRVDRWRALTATAGQTLAVDVPPGLRLLEPPGGLGSILDELISNALRLSGARVVEVTARIVPDGAGAGPGTGSPSGGVVTIAVRDDGQGIDVSERTQALRRFWRSPRHQNVSGTGLGLAICADLVGAAGGELRLEDGLPRPDGSGHGFAAVVALPAVPRVPSSSGAPAPSPV; encoded by the coding sequence GTGCGCCGCCGCCTGCTCGTCGTCCTGGTTCCCCTCGCGGTGCTGCTCGTCGCGGCGCTCGGGGTGCCGCTCAGCGTCACCGTGGCCGAGCGGGAGATGCAGGAGACGTACGTCAACCGGCTCAACGACGTCGGCCGGTTCGCGTCGCTGGCCGAGACCGCGCTGTCGAGGGGGCGGACCGAGGCGCTGCAGCTGGAGCTGACGCGCTACCACGAGCTCTACGGCATCCCGGTCGCGGTGATCGACACGTCGGGCGAGGTGCTGCTCGGGCCGGCCGGTAAGTACCAGGAGGCGGCGCGCGCCGAGCCGGCGTTGCCCCGGATCGTGACCGCGGCGCTGGCCGGCGCGCGGTCCGAACCGTCCTGGGAATGGGCGCCATGGGACGACTCCGCACTCGTGGTGGCCGAGCCGGTGGGCCGGGACAGTGAGGTCGTCGGCGCCGTCGTGACGATCTCCGACCTGTCGGCGACGCGTGAACGCATCCTCGTGCGCTGGGCCCGGCTCGCCGGGCTCGGGCTGCTGCCGTTGATCGCGCTGGCGGCCGTCGCCTGGCCGGTGTCGGCGTGGGTGCTGCGGCCGGTGCGGAAGCTGGACGCGGCGACCTCGCGGATCTCCGAGGGCGACCTGACGATCCGCGCCGACGCCGAGGCCGGCCCGGTCGAGCTGCGGCGGCTGGCGGCGTCGTTCAACACCATGATGGACGCCGTCGAGAACGCCGCGCAGCGGCAGCGGGCGTTCGTGTCCGACGCGTCGCACCAGTTGCGCAACCCGTTGACCAGCCTCCGGCTCGCGGTGGAGAGCCTCGAACCGCACCTGCGGCCGCAGGGCGGCGGGCGGCAGGTGTACGACGTGGCCGTCGACGAGCTGAAGGCGATGCAGCGGATGCTGAACTCGCTGCAGGCCAGCGCGCGGATGGAGAGCATGCGGACGGCGTCGCCGGTGGACCTTGACGCGGTGCTGGCGACCCGGGTCGACCGGTGGCGGGCGTTGACGGCGACGGCGGGGCAGACACTGGCGGTCGACGTCCCGCCGGGGTTGCGGCTGCTGGAGCCGCCGGGCGGACTGGGCAGCATCCTGGACGAGCTGATCAGCAACGCGTTGCGGCTCTCGGGCGCGCGGGTGGTGGAGGTGACCGCCCGGATCGTCCCCGATGGTGCGGGCGCCGGACCGGGCACGGGCTCCCCGTCCGGCGGCGTGGTCACGATTGCTGTCCGGGACGACGGCCAGGGGATCGACGTATCCGAGCGGACCCAGGCGCTACGACGGTTCTGGCGGTCGCCGCGGCACCAGAACGTGTCCGGGACCGGCCTGGGACTGGCGATCTGCGCCGACCTGGTCGGCGCGGCCGGAGGCGAGCTACGGCTGGAGGACGGACTGCCGCGTCCGGACGGCTCCGGGCACGGGTTCGCCGCGGTGGTGGCGTTGCCGGCCGTTCCGCGGGTGCCGTCGTCGTCCGGCGCGCCGGCTCCGTCGCCGGTCTGA
- a CDS encoding PQQ-binding-like beta-propeller repeat protein — translation MTNRRTLLRSAVALTAAPALAIARTANPATADVSTADSAAGVAVDPFGIPLRDVLLIGGTVAPGPTGKPVLWSAVSGEPARLAAIDPATGRTVSAQDLTGAPGSYAVAAAPDGTVYVGAYNTGDLYRRRPGPDSPVENLGRPLPSETYIWRIAVDDAGVVFGGTFPGARVFARDPATGTTRDYGQVLPGAQYVRSLAVTADKIYAGTQPDAHLFEIDKATGERRELPLPDGLGAGIGQTVYDLNAHDGRVYARFGSATIGRLGVYDVAARRWTDLIDDVAGLDVSAPGPGGLVYLTRAGRLTGYHPGKRTFTDTPLVFPGRVVNNRGIGWVNLRDRDWPGRTLVGLLWRGDMFRWNPLTGRADVVPTDVPGAPIPIAALHVGPTGTVWVGGYLNGGLARVDPDTGVSTFQRFAQVESVLETGNRVWLGAYPDSRLYRYDPAAPWHSPEYSPGPPGSADNPAKLLDLKTADQVRARALTDAGDKVAYGTMPNTTLGGVLAIVDKVTGASRVHRPVVTDQSIVSLVHVNGLLVGGTSISGGYSVPPPIQTEAMLFGWDVAGDAKTFEFVPVPGATAIPALAVDRTGLLWGLAGGQLFAVDLATRSVVQRLQLAPGVADSRGKIGYDAPRHLLYALVRGQQVVQVDLATGATRQLLEQQAEFLAVHPDGRLFLGDGEHLHRVTVTG, via the coding sequence ATGACGAACCGCCGCACGTTGCTCCGCTCCGCCGTCGCCCTCACCGCCGCGCCGGCCCTGGCCATCGCCCGGACCGCGAACCCCGCGACCGCAGACGTCTCCACCGCCGACTCCGCCGCCGGGGTGGCCGTCGACCCCTTCGGCATCCCGCTGCGCGACGTGCTGCTCATCGGTGGCACCGTCGCCCCCGGCCCGACCGGAAAGCCGGTGCTCTGGTCCGCGGTGTCCGGGGAGCCCGCCCGGCTGGCCGCGATCGACCCGGCCACCGGCCGGACCGTCTCCGCCCAGGACCTCACCGGCGCCCCCGGCTCGTACGCGGTGGCCGCCGCACCCGACGGCACCGTCTACGTCGGCGCGTACAACACCGGGGACCTGTACCGCCGCCGGCCCGGCCCGGACAGCCCGGTCGAGAACCTCGGCCGTCCACTGCCGTCCGAGACGTACATCTGGCGGATCGCCGTGGACGACGCCGGCGTCGTCTTCGGCGGCACCTTTCCCGGCGCGCGGGTCTTCGCCCGTGACCCGGCAACCGGGACGACCCGCGACTACGGCCAGGTGCTTCCCGGCGCCCAGTACGTCCGGAGCCTCGCCGTCACCGCCGACAAGATCTATGCCGGCACCCAGCCGGACGCCCACCTGTTCGAAATCGACAAGGCCACCGGCGAGCGGCGCGAACTGCCGCTGCCCGACGGCCTCGGCGCCGGCATCGGCCAGACGGTGTACGACCTCAACGCCCACGACGGCCGCGTGTACGCGCGGTTCGGCTCGGCCACCATAGGCCGGCTCGGCGTATACGACGTCGCCGCACGGCGGTGGACCGACCTGATCGACGACGTCGCCGGCCTGGACGTCTCCGCACCCGGCCCCGGCGGCCTGGTCTACCTCACCCGCGCCGGGCGGCTCACCGGCTACCACCCGGGCAAGCGGACGTTCACCGACACCCCGCTGGTCTTCCCCGGCCGGGTGGTCAACAACCGGGGCATCGGCTGGGTGAACCTCCGCGACCGTGACTGGCCGGGTCGCACGCTCGTCGGGCTGCTCTGGCGCGGCGACATGTTCCGCTGGAACCCGCTCACCGGGCGGGCCGACGTGGTGCCGACCGACGTGCCCGGCGCGCCGATCCCGATCGCGGCGCTGCACGTCGGCCCGACCGGCACCGTCTGGGTCGGTGGCTACCTCAACGGCGGCCTGGCCCGGGTGGACCCGGACACGGGCGTGTCGACCTTCCAGCGGTTCGCCCAGGTGGAGAGCGTGCTGGAGACCGGCAACCGGGTCTGGCTCGGGGCGTACCCGGACTCCCGGCTGTACCGGTACGACCCGGCCGCGCCGTGGCACAGCCCCGAGTATTCGCCCGGCCCGCCCGGCAGCGCCGACAACCCGGCGAAGCTGCTCGACCTGAAAACCGCCGACCAGGTGCGGGCCCGGGCGCTGACCGACGCCGGCGACAAGGTCGCGTACGGCACCATGCCCAACACCACCCTCGGCGGCGTGCTGGCCATCGTGGACAAGGTCACCGGCGCGTCGCGCGTGCACCGGCCGGTGGTCACCGACCAGTCGATCGTCAGCCTCGTCCATGTCAACGGCCTGCTCGTCGGCGGCACCTCCATCTCCGGTGGGTACAGCGTGCCCCCGCCCATCCAGACCGAGGCGATGCTGTTCGGCTGGGACGTCGCCGGCGACGCCAAGACGTTCGAGTTCGTTCCGGTGCCGGGCGCGACGGCGATCCCCGCGCTGGCGGTGGACCGCACCGGGCTGCTCTGGGGCCTGGCCGGCGGCCAGCTCTTCGCCGTCGACCTGGCCACCCGCTCGGTCGTCCAGCGCCTCCAGCTCGCCCCGGGTGTCGCCGACAGCCGCGGCAAGATCGGCTACGACGCCCCGCGTCACCTGTTGTACGCGCTGGTGCGCGGCCAGCAGGTCGTGCAGGTGGACTTGGCCACCGGCGCCACCCGGCAGCTGCTGGAGCAGCAGGCGGAGTTCCTCGCCGTGCACCCGGACGGCCGGCTCTTCCTCGGCGACGGCGAGCACCTGCACCGGGTCACCGTGACCGGCTGA
- a CDS encoding response regulator transcription factor: MRITVIEDDDRVARGLVTVLAQAGFEVHRIATAAEAVRAAPSDVVLVDLGLPDGDGLDVIRRLRDRPETAVIAVTARSEEHERVRGLRAGADDYIVKPFGIPELLARIDAVLRRTRAARALSHPDEPLVLGPMRIGVGTREVTVRGTPVPLTRKEFELLLLLARRAPNVVSRDVILDQIWGATWESSSRTLDTHIAALRHKVGPDVVIRTIHGVGYRLLADQPEMIG; this comes from the coding sequence ATGCGGATAACCGTCATCGAGGATGACGACCGCGTGGCGCGGGGTCTGGTGACCGTCCTGGCCCAGGCGGGCTTCGAGGTCCACCGCATCGCCACCGCCGCGGAGGCCGTGCGTGCCGCGCCGTCCGACGTAGTCCTCGTCGACCTGGGCCTGCCCGACGGCGACGGGCTCGACGTGATCCGCAGGCTGCGTGACCGCCCGGAGACCGCGGTCATCGCGGTGACCGCGCGGTCCGAGGAGCACGAGCGGGTCCGTGGCCTGCGCGCCGGCGCCGACGACTACATCGTCAAGCCGTTCGGCATCCCCGAGTTGCTGGCCCGGATCGACGCCGTCCTGCGGCGTACCCGGGCCGCTCGTGCCTTGAGCCACCCGGATGAGCCGCTCGTCCTCGGCCCGATGCGGATCGGCGTCGGCACCCGCGAGGTCACCGTCCGCGGCACACCCGTGCCGTTGACCCGCAAGGAGTTCGAGTTGCTCCTGCTGCTGGCCCGGCGGGCGCCGAACGTGGTCAGCCGCGACGTCATCCTCGACCAGATCTGGGGCGCGACCTGGGAGTCGTCGAGTCGCACCCTGGATACCCACATCGCGGCGTTGCGGCACAAGGTGGGGCCGGACGTGGTCATCCGCACGATCCACGGTGTCGGCTATCGGCTCCTGGCCGACCAGCCGGAGATGATCGGCTGA
- a CDS encoding PQQ-binding-like beta-propeller repeat protein, translating to MTRLNRRNVIQLAALSALGGSVLGELPAAADGPRQPGQFGPASLSAAIVGMAVDGTTGYFVTRGQTPPKVVTYDIVSRAVTDVVPLERGDGGWACTVSGGKVYIGTYSFGDIVEYDPATRTARRLGTIGPSGTNVFAATTAPDGVVYFGTYPRGEVWSLQPATGALTNLGRAFPGSQYARLLAADENYVYAGTIPSHIIRIDRGTGAKVDIMPAGTPLDAGLGALATGGGRVYAASAFGVHDIARDGSGHVEVPADEEYLVDSLTVTGDGGLLALGRLTGSILRREGDRLVKIAQGPEGDEGRGVALLPDGTVFAANGSGRVSILTPGQNTVEQDDLTDDPRAAGPELLQSMCAAPDGAVYVGGHFAITVHEPARGISRRYPVGGEAKDIVVWRNRMISALYPSSEIIDLDPRTGRVRSFGRIGNNQQRPWDVVHHKPSGLVLIASAPRYGSLQGALTLLDPATGKMDVRLDILPNQALNAIALDGDLAYIAGDTWGGNGMPPTEPTSQVAVFDINRREVVDRFAPLPGQPSMQHVEVLNGVLYALYKRTSGTWLAYDLTTGTVLRSGKLSGYGEVVAHRGRVYAGANFGDNIYELGPGLESAVPLHTGIGTNWYTVPRIEPVLGAREAWTAVDRNLALIELPT from the coding sequence ATGACGCGTCTCAACCGACGTAACGTGATCCAACTCGCGGCACTGTCCGCACTGGGCGGCAGCGTGCTCGGCGAACTGCCGGCCGCGGCCGACGGCCCGCGTCAGCCGGGGCAGTTCGGCCCGGCGTCGCTGAGCGCGGCCATCGTCGGCATGGCCGTGGACGGCACCACCGGGTACTTCGTCACCCGTGGGCAGACGCCGCCGAAGGTGGTCACGTACGACATCGTCTCCCGCGCCGTGACCGACGTGGTCCCGCTGGAACGGGGCGACGGCGGGTGGGCCTGCACCGTCTCCGGCGGCAAGGTCTACATCGGCACGTACTCGTTCGGCGACATCGTCGAGTACGACCCGGCAACCCGGACCGCCCGGCGACTCGGCACCATCGGCCCGTCCGGCACGAACGTGTTCGCGGCCACCACCGCACCGGACGGCGTCGTCTACTTCGGCACCTATCCCCGTGGCGAGGTCTGGTCCCTGCAACCGGCGACCGGAGCGCTGACCAACCTCGGGCGCGCCTTCCCCGGATCCCAGTACGCCCGGCTGCTCGCCGCGGACGAGAATTACGTGTACGCGGGCACGATCCCCTCCCACATCATCCGGATCGACCGCGGCACCGGGGCGAAGGTCGACATCATGCCCGCCGGCACCCCACTCGACGCGGGGCTCGGCGCACTGGCCACGGGCGGCGGCCGGGTCTACGCCGCGTCCGCCTTCGGGGTCCACGACATCGCCCGAGACGGCTCCGGCCACGTCGAGGTGCCCGCCGACGAGGAGTACCTGGTCGACTCGCTGACCGTCACCGGAGACGGTGGGCTGCTCGCCCTCGGACGGCTGACCGGATCGATCCTCCGCCGGGAGGGCGACCGGTTGGTCAAGATTGCGCAGGGCCCGGAAGGCGACGAGGGACGTGGCGTGGCGCTGCTCCCCGACGGCACCGTCTTCGCCGCCAACGGCAGTGGCCGGGTGTCCATCCTCACGCCCGGACAGAACACGGTGGAGCAGGACGACCTGACCGACGACCCGCGGGCAGCCGGCCCCGAACTCCTCCAGTCGATGTGCGCCGCGCCCGACGGCGCGGTCTACGTCGGCGGGCACTTCGCGATCACCGTGCACGAACCCGCCCGCGGCATCAGCCGCCGGTATCCCGTCGGGGGCGAGGCGAAGGACATCGTCGTGTGGCGGAACCGGATGATCAGCGCCCTGTACCCGAGCAGCGAGATCATCGACCTGGACCCTCGGACCGGTCGGGTCCGCAGCTTCGGCAGGATCGGCAACAACCAGCAGCGGCCCTGGGACGTCGTGCACCACAAGCCGTCCGGCCTCGTCCTGATCGCGTCGGCCCCGCGCTACGGCAGCTTGCAGGGCGCCCTCACGCTCCTGGACCCGGCGACCGGGAAGATGGACGTACGCCTCGACATCCTGCCGAACCAGGCGCTGAACGCCATCGCGTTGGACGGGGATCTGGCCTACATCGCCGGGGACACCTGGGGCGGGAACGGCATGCCGCCCACCGAGCCCACCTCCCAGGTGGCGGTGTTCGACATCAACCGCCGCGAGGTGGTCGACCGCTTCGCGCCACTGCCCGGCCAGCCCAGCATGCAACACGTCGAGGTGCTCAACGGGGTGCTCTACGCGCTCTACAAGCGCACGAGCGGCACCTGGCTCGCGTACGACCTCACCACCGGCACCGTGCTGCGGTCCGGCAAGCTCAGCGGCTACGGGGAGGTCGTCGCCCACCGCGGCCGGGTCTACGCCGGAGCGAACTTCGGCGACAACATCTACGAGCTGGGACCCGGGCTGGAGTCGGCGGTGCCGCTACATACCGGCATCGGCACCAACTGGTACACCGTTCCTCGCATCGAGCCGGTCCTAGGAGCCCGGGAGGCGTGGACGGCGGTGGACCGGAACCTGGCTCTGATCGAACTGCCCACCTGA